A single genomic interval of Brevibacillus brevis harbors:
- a CDS encoding efflux RND transporter periplasmic adaptor subunit gives MKRRWLVSVMMIGLLATTACSEQQPASAPQKEVKHVAVAQVKKEQAVTVTELSGTLAPLEEALVSFEVGGRIVEMNRKEGDTVKTGDVLARVNATDYSLQVASSSAAVQQSAANLSKVNNGAREQEVTQARLLVEKATVGLQKMQDDFNRIEKLYQQNAISKSEYESAQNGLTIAQKDLQNAQQSYSLVTQGARAEDKQLTQAVYNQTIIAKEVAANTLAKTQLRSPINGTIIAKLSSAGNLVGSGTPVYQVGNIDTLKVVLPVPDREISAWKVGETVSLDLYGQKRDGKVTKIFPATNQNTGTIGVEVQIANQARDWFAGQVVKATKTVTGQEGVYVPVEAVISRGKDDAHVFVNAGGKAVKTSVVIGQIVSDKLEIKNGLKEGDQLIVKGVDRLFDGDPIEAAGGTQP, from the coding sequence ATGAAGAGAAGATGGCTTGTATCTGTAATGATGATCGGACTTTTGGCTACGACGGCTTGCAGCGAGCAACAACCTGCTTCGGCACCTCAGAAGGAAGTGAAGCATGTCGCTGTAGCACAAGTGAAGAAGGAGCAGGCTGTTACCGTCACAGAGTTGTCTGGTACGCTGGCTCCTTTGGAGGAAGCACTCGTCTCTTTTGAAGTAGGCGGTCGTATCGTGGAGATGAACCGAAAAGAAGGAGACACGGTCAAAACGGGAGATGTGCTTGCCCGTGTAAACGCGACAGATTACTCGCTCCAGGTTGCTTCGTCCAGCGCTGCCGTGCAGCAGAGTGCGGCAAATCTTAGCAAGGTAAACAATGGCGCGAGAGAGCAAGAAGTCACGCAGGCGCGTTTGCTTGTGGAGAAGGCAACAGTAGGACTGCAAAAAATGCAGGATGATTTCAACCGGATTGAAAAGCTCTACCAGCAAAACGCCATTTCCAAAAGCGAGTATGAAAGTGCACAAAATGGACTGACGATTGCGCAAAAGGATTTGCAAAACGCACAGCAGTCTTATTCACTGGTTACTCAAGGGGCTCGTGCGGAAGACAAACAGTTGACGCAAGCTGTGTACAATCAGACGATTATCGCCAAAGAAGTAGCAGCCAATACACTGGCCAAAACGCAGCTTCGGTCGCCGATTAACGGGACGATCATCGCCAAGCTCTCGTCTGCGGGCAATTTGGTCGGTTCAGGTACCCCTGTCTATCAAGTCGGCAACATCGACACTTTAAAAGTCGTATTGCCCGTTCCTGACCGTGAGATTTCTGCATGGAAAGTAGGCGAGACGGTATCCCTTGACCTTTATGGACAAAAACGGGATGGCAAAGTGACAAAAATATTTCCTGCCACGAACCAAAATACCGGAACGATTGGTGTAGAGGTCCAAATCGCCAACCAAGCTCGTGACTGGTTTGCTGGTCAGGTGGTGAAAGCGACCAAAACGGTAACGGGGCAGGAAGGTGTCTACGTACCAGTAGAAGCAGTCATCAGCAGAGGAAAAGATGACGCGCATGTCTTCGTCAATGCAGGCGGCAAGGCTGTCAAAACAAGCGTAGTTATCGGGCAGATTGTAAGTGATAAGCTCGAGATCAAGAACGGATTAAAAGAAGGAGACCAACTGATCGTCAAAGGGGTGGACCGTTTGTTTGACGGTGACCCAATCGAGGCGGCAGGAGGTACACAACCGTGA
- a CDS encoding TetR/AcrR family transcriptional regulator, with amino-acid sequence MDHPDIETKLGGRGEEEQETRERILSAARQLMAQKGYKGATTRKISELAGVNEVTVFRHFKNKVGILTELLKEIMDVREQLEQGLQGEFSDLKEMLVSYARTYYGLLVERKEIFMICMIEADNHPEVVQMFSSLPMTAVEVLSNKLLAFQEQGHLPKADSFTAALMFVSTFFYAFMAKYRVNLDIEMVEEELFENASEILLQGIRGLK; translated from the coding sequence ATGGATCACCCAGATATAGAAACAAAGCTGGGGGGGAGAGGCGAAGAGGAACAGGAAACCCGTGAGCGAATTTTATCGGCCGCACGTCAGCTAATGGCACAAAAGGGATACAAGGGAGCGACTACACGCAAGATTTCTGAGCTTGCAGGGGTGAATGAGGTAACGGTATTTCGTCACTTCAAGAACAAGGTAGGCATCTTGACAGAGCTCCTGAAAGAAATCATGGATGTCCGAGAGCAGTTGGAGCAAGGGTTGCAAGGCGAGTTTTCTGATCTCAAGGAAATGCTGGTCAGCTACGCACGTACGTATTACGGCTTATTGGTCGAGCGCAAAGAAATTTTCATGATCTGCATGATTGAAGCGGATAACCACCCGGAGGTCGTGCAGATGTTCAGTAGCCTGCCGATGACCGCAGTCGAGGTATTGTCCAACAAGCTCCTGGCATTTCAGGAGCAAGGGCATTTACCAAAGGCAGATTCGTTCACGGCAGCTCTTATGTTCGTCTCCACTTTCTTCTATGCCTTCATGGCGAAGTATCGGGTCAATCTCGATATCGAAATGGTAGAAGAAGAGCTTTTTGAAAATGCTTCTGAAATCTTGCTACAAGGCATCAGAGGACTCAAATAA
- a CDS encoding polymer-forming cytoskeletal protein, protein MQNENNNKPDLIFHGAVNATGGVYNKVDVQGYGKINGNVECESLHCAGHVSISGDLTGSSARVEGNASIKGKVKMETLSVYGQLDVADDLNFTSLKVGGNVKVQGNMAGEDVKVLGSLKTAGDCEAEVFRANGAFSIGGLLNAGRIEVLLHGSCEAKEMGGEHIEVRRTGNSTLGKLLKHFLNNTLSVETIEGDEIYLENTKARVVRGNKIEIGPDCEIDLVEYSTECKQDPSSQIKTLTKR, encoded by the coding sequence ATGCAGAACGAGAACAATAACAAGCCAGATTTGATCTTTCATGGTGCAGTGAATGCTACGGGTGGCGTATACAACAAAGTAGATGTGCAAGGTTACGGCAAGATCAATGGCAACGTAGAGTGCGAGTCGCTTCATTGTGCGGGACATGTCAGTATCTCGGGAGATCTCACTGGATCTTCGGCAAGAGTAGAGGGCAACGCGTCGATTAAAGGCAAAGTGAAAATGGAAACGTTGTCCGTCTATGGTCAGCTTGATGTTGCGGACGATTTGAATTTTACGAGTCTAAAAGTAGGTGGCAACGTCAAAGTACAGGGCAATATGGCAGGCGAGGACGTAAAGGTTCTCGGGTCATTGAAAACCGCAGGGGATTGCGAAGCGGAAGTGTTCCGGGCAAACGGTGCGTTTAGTATCGGGGGGCTTCTGAATGCAGGGCGAATCGAGGTCCTTCTGCATGGCAGTTGTGAGGCAAAAGAAATGGGCGGAGAGCACATCGAGGTGCGTCGCACTGGGAATAGCACCTTGGGCAAGCTGTTGAAGCATTTTCTTAACAATACCTTGTCCGTAGAGACGATTGAAGGTGACGAAATCTATTTGGAAAACACAAAGGCCAGGGTCGTTCGCGGCAACAAGATCGAGATTGGCCCCGACTGCGAAATTGACTTGGTCGAATACAGCACAGAATGTAAGCAAGACCCGAGCTCACAGATTAAGACTCTGACAAAGCGTTAA
- a CDS encoding YhbD family protein: protein MDTNHISKKDLLELTGISYGQLYRWKRKNLIPEEWFIRRATFTGQETFFPREQILARIDKILNMKDDLSLDELADMFSPSMSGTSLTADELLARNIVSTTSLEVFNVFLGSLRTFTFQQALYAYVLEKLLAAGDLSVEEGGGLLQVLASHYPKFEGKPCELIFMRKMGISTFVLVPGSTELYFDSGVKVVKRLDLANCIEELKGKYL from the coding sequence TTGGACACAAATCATATCTCGAAGAAGGACCTGTTGGAGCTTACTGGCATTTCGTACGGACAATTGTACCGATGGAAACGAAAGAATTTGATTCCAGAGGAGTGGTTCATTCGCCGAGCGACTTTTACAGGGCAAGAAACCTTTTTCCCACGTGAACAGATTTTAGCTCGAATCGACAAGATTCTGAACATGAAAGACGACCTGTCGCTGGATGAATTGGCGGACATGTTTTCACCAAGTATGAGTGGAACATCATTGACCGCAGATGAATTATTGGCACGAAACATTGTTTCGACTACTTCTTTAGAAGTGTTTAACGTTTTTCTCGGGAGCTTACGGACCTTTACCTTCCAGCAGGCCTTATACGCCTATGTCTTGGAAAAGCTTTTGGCAGCTGGAGACTTAAGTGTAGAAGAAGGCGGCGGATTGCTGCAGGTACTGGCTAGCCACTATCCCAAATTCGAAGGGAAGCCTTGTGAGCTGATCTTTATGCGCAAGATGGGGATTTCTACGTTCGTGTTGGTGCCTGGCTCTACCGAACTGTATTTTGATAGCGGTGTAAAGGTAGTGAAGCGACTCGATCTAGCCAATTGCATCGAGGAATTAAAAGGAAAATATTTGTAG
- a CDS encoding RluA family pseudouridine synthase produces MSRKDWIEYIVSEQDTGMNVEQIVRQKLNVSGRMMQRLTRSKGILLNRKQPFLQRQVKVGDTIAVRVIERQEQAPRQPQHDTKPAGPITPIPSIDILYEDDHLLIANKPAGMMVHPIKQETDTLVHALAALLTARGEQTSVHPVHRLDKDTSGAILVAKSSYGHQLADRLLREGGIHREYLAVASGVLSEGAGTIDAPIGRDARHPTKRRVVESGDPAITHYEVQQTSEGMTLARVWLETGRTHQIRVHFAHIGHPLAGDTMYGGARGLLRRQALHASKLSFLHPLLEKEIVVEAPIPSDMKRLMQAEFS; encoded by the coding sequence GTGAGCCGCAAAGATTGGATCGAATACATCGTCAGTGAACAAGACACGGGAATGAACGTGGAACAAATCGTCCGGCAAAAGCTCAACGTGTCGGGTCGGATGATGCAGCGGCTGACAAGAAGCAAGGGGATTTTGCTCAATCGCAAGCAGCCCTTCCTGCAAAGACAAGTAAAAGTAGGAGATACAATCGCTGTTCGTGTTATCGAGAGACAAGAGCAAGCGCCTAGGCAGCCCCAGCATGATACGAAGCCCGCGGGACCGATCACACCAATACCCTCCATCGACATTTTGTACGAAGACGATCATCTCTTGATTGCCAACAAACCGGCAGGCATGATGGTGCACCCGATTAAACAGGAGACCGACACATTGGTACATGCACTTGCTGCCTTACTGACGGCACGGGGTGAGCAGACGAGCGTGCATCCTGTGCATCGGCTGGATAAAGATACATCAGGAGCTATTCTCGTAGCCAAAAGCAGCTATGGTCATCAATTGGCTGACAGGCTGCTGCGCGAAGGGGGCATTCATCGCGAGTATCTTGCGGTTGCCAGTGGTGTGCTGTCAGAGGGAGCTGGAACGATTGATGCGCCAATCGGCCGAGATGCGCGTCATCCGACGAAGCGCCGTGTCGTGGAGAGTGGCGATCCTGCCATCACGCATTACGAAGTACAACAGACCTCTGAGGGAATGACGCTCGCTCGCGTCTGGCTGGAAACGGGTCGTACCCATCAGATTCGCGTTCACTTTGCCCATATTGGACACCCGCTTGCTGGCGATACGATGTACGGGGGAGCGAGAGGCTTGTTACGCCGACAGGCTTTGCACGCTTCGAAGTTGTCCTTTTTGCATCCGCTTCTCGAAAAAGAGATTGTAGTCGAGGCACCGATACCATCTGATATGAAACGCTTGATGCAAGCGGAGTTTTCATAA
- a CDS encoding aminopeptidase: protein MRDARIVKLATNLLSHSVRLKEKESLLIEVRGEGHDLAKELVRQAYDLGAYPFVRIIDPSIQRELMLGASAERATHLAKWEEPMYKDLDTYIVINGPSNDSEMADVPVERRRAHQSVMQELNDYLTNNVRWTLLNYPTTALAQNANMSTVAFEDFYFDVCSVDYKKMHEAFLPLQQLMDRTDKVRLVGPGTDLQFSIKGIPSVICSGLRNIPDGEIFTAPVRDSVNGTITYNAATSYMGTKFENVCLKFVDGKIVEATSNNTERLNQIFDTDEGARYIGEFAIGVHPYILHPMNDILFDEKIAGSFHFTPGRAYDNADNGNRSQIHWDMVNIQRPEYGGGEIWFDDVLIRKDGLFVLPELQGLNPENLKG from the coding sequence ATGCGGGATGCACGCATTGTCAAGCTGGCTACAAATTTGCTGAGCCATTCTGTACGCCTGAAGGAAAAAGAAAGCTTGCTGATTGAAGTTCGTGGCGAGGGTCACGATTTGGCGAAGGAATTGGTTAGGCAGGCATACGACTTGGGAGCCTATCCGTTCGTACGGATTATTGACCCGTCTATCCAACGTGAGCTGATGCTCGGTGCAAGTGCAGAGCGTGCGACTCATTTGGCGAAATGGGAAGAGCCAATGTACAAAGATTTGGATACATATATCGTCATCAATGGTCCGTCCAACGACAGTGAGATGGCCGATGTTCCAGTAGAGCGTCGTCGTGCACACCAAAGTGTGATGCAAGAATTGAATGACTACCTGACCAACAATGTACGATGGACACTGCTCAACTACCCGACCACGGCTTTGGCGCAAAATGCCAACATGTCTACCGTGGCTTTTGAAGACTTTTATTTTGACGTATGTTCTGTTGACTATAAAAAGATGCACGAAGCCTTCTTGCCTTTGCAGCAATTAATGGACCGCACCGACAAAGTGCGTCTGGTTGGACCGGGAACGGATCTTCAATTCTCGATCAAGGGCATTCCGAGTGTCATTTGCTCTGGCCTGCGCAATATTCCTGATGGTGAGATTTTTACAGCACCTGTCCGTGACTCCGTGAATGGAACCATTACGTACAACGCAGCAACAAGCTACATGGGCACGAAATTCGAAAATGTGTGTCTGAAGTTTGTAGACGGTAAAATCGTCGAGGCGACTTCTAACAACACAGAGAGACTCAACCAAATTTTCGATACAGACGAAGGAGCGCGTTACATCGGGGAATTCGCAATCGGTGTGCATCCGTACATCTTGCATCCAATGAATGATATCTTGTTCGATGAGAAAATTGCAGGCAGCTTCCACTTCACACCAGGCCGTGCATACGACAACGCAGATAACGGCAACCGCAGTCAAATCCACTGGGATATGGTAAACATCCAGCGTCCCGAGTACGGCGGCGGAGAAATCTGGTTTGATGATGTGCTGATTCGCAAAGACGGTTTGTTCGTTTTGCCAGAGTTGCAAGGACTCAATCCGGAAAACTTAAAAGGGTAA
- a CDS encoding MDR family MFS transporter yields MIWRSWDLNLKVRLFGELITHTFFWMYFPFMAIYFSDTFGKDVAGLLLMVPPLLGMLSNLFGGYLADRVGRRFTMLLSLCTSTVMFALFAFSPSPWIDYLAFIGIGIAGALYWPASSAMVADLTTEDDRRIVFATFYTAMNIGVVAGPVLGSVFFVHYRPQLLMFCTIVELLFAITVFFLIKETLPEHVRQEKAKERFSLIQQFKGYAIIFRDKAFALYIGAGVLIAIGFMQLDIYMALYVKEHVMQQPLFSWGNWTYSVGGTSAFGWLMALNGFLVVLFTLPVTRWFENWSDRNSLVISSILFGLGLFLMAFTTNIWLLFGCMAILTFGELMRTPVAQSFISKYSPEDARGQYMGASSLQFSIGRFIAPLTIGLSQWLAPVGVFGVILGLTLVSAYLYIILFRMIGAKEVSKSS; encoded by the coding sequence ATGATTTGGCGTTCGTGGGATCTTAATTTGAAAGTACGTCTCTTTGGTGAATTGATTACGCACACCTTTTTTTGGATGTACTTTCCGTTTATGGCGATTTATTTTAGCGATACGTTCGGGAAGGATGTAGCGGGACTTCTGTTAATGGTACCGCCGCTGCTCGGGATGCTGTCCAACCTATTTGGCGGATATTTGGCGGACCGGGTAGGGCGCAGGTTCACCATGCTGCTCTCACTCTGTACATCGACGGTGATGTTCGCGCTGTTTGCGTTCTCTCCGTCTCCTTGGATCGACTATCTTGCCTTCATCGGGATCGGGATCGCTGGGGCTCTCTACTGGCCAGCCAGTTCCGCCATGGTGGCTGATTTGACAACAGAAGACGATCGAAGAATTGTCTTTGCTACCTTTTACACAGCGATGAACATCGGGGTGGTCGCAGGTCCCGTATTGGGTTCTGTCTTTTTTGTTCATTATCGCCCACAACTGTTGATGTTCTGTACCATTGTTGAGTTGCTTTTTGCGATTACCGTCTTTTTCCTGATCAAAGAAACGCTGCCTGAACACGTCCGTCAGGAGAAGGCGAAGGAGCGTTTTTCCCTGATTCAGCAATTCAAGGGCTACGCCATTATTTTCCGAGATAAAGCATTTGCCCTGTACATTGGCGCCGGGGTCTTGATCGCCATTGGATTCATGCAGTTGGATATTTACATGGCGTTGTATGTCAAAGAGCATGTTATGCAGCAACCATTATTCTCGTGGGGCAATTGGACTTATTCTGTCGGCGGAACCAGCGCATTCGGCTGGCTCATGGCCTTAAATGGTTTTTTGGTGGTTCTGTTTACACTGCCAGTCACACGCTGGTTTGAAAACTGGAGCGATCGTAACAGCCTCGTCATCTCCTCCATCTTATTCGGTCTCGGCCTGTTCTTGATGGCCTTTACGACGAATATTTGGCTCCTGTTCGGCTGTATGGCGATTTTGACATTCGGCGAGCTGATGCGCACACCAGTCGCCCAGAGCTTCATCAGTAAATACTCGCCGGAGGATGCACGCGGTCAATACATGGGAGCTTCTTCGCTCCAGTTCTCGATTGGTCGCTTCATCGCTCCCCTGACGATCGGACTATCCCAATGGCTCGCTCCTGTTGGCGTATTCGGTGTCATCCTGGGCTTAACCCTAGTCAGTGCGTATCTGTATATCATTTTGTTCCGGATGATTGGTGCCAAAGAAGTTAGCAAGAGTAGCTAG
- a CDS encoding DUF4855 domain-containing protein: MSKKRFGSRTLAALLAAATLLVQSTPLTHAATEPEKPAVESGKPAEETKKLEDQFKKQEEAHTEFTDLGNSYASKAVNRLAALHMISGQGENRFNPQNTISRQDIAVLLTKVIGLQPTEIEDAAFEDVPLESPYAPYVYGLSELGVMNGRSEHTMGALDPLTRQELAVMLSRLMKEGSVTKVAGQTPVAYSDEEEIADYAKTAVEEVTNQRWMQGAGGKFNPTGTVTRAEAAVIAERVLDARYQQAEQVKYKVDVERLSLAAGTSQRLKVSSISGDELPFTPIFAFDRPELGTISADGTFVAGLTAGKGNLTVTVGYKTTTIPVEIKDAGKPSVEKAEDTTKTAPVTSSNDSATKVDESKTVVEGEKPDADKGTTEADATKPADPKEETEEPAKQDELVNIAPGSYTAVTTFGAPDSYFQELEKQYPGPVGGLVTPTEDWTGYHRQFGRKVTVELDEAKPLERVALTFKQQKTSGITMPEYMEVEVSRDGKVWSYAGRAVHDVSAKEDKLVTRTLSVTLPDVNTRYVRVSFPVKVFAFARQLEVWAKTDSEWNNGAVLLPPPNPAKLEEAKQAGRRVENMLLAYTGEHGELGTWTKEDFLPMVGYRTVDGYMRDQMFDTILFLPYQTIPATKESWTMYMNDLFGSNKQLDALNQAMREYNRLRGTLYTTPTQENVVLALPYPNANQTNFGQLNEKNPSLSFNPAGIGEEQAYLNRKAALEWYFQELIKRWNKEEYAYLKLEGIYWFHELVEDSAPKERQLIRDMGSMVHDEALRYYWIPYFGAPGVSEWKSLYFDKAFLQPSYYSDKPVGIDRIQGVLDVVNKYDMDIEIEGDWKMYNDPKFYQTYYNQLVATHKLGMDKDNVHAYYFGSKTLLESVKSTDPVKRAIYDDTYKWMRGRFDRTEFFEGSEMP, from the coding sequence ATGAGCAAGAAAAGATTCGGGAGCAGAACGTTGGCTGCGCTATTGGCAGCAGCTACATTACTGGTCCAAAGCACGCCGTTGACTCATGCTGCAACAGAGCCAGAGAAACCGGCGGTGGAGAGTGGGAAACCAGCAGAAGAGACCAAGAAGCTGGAAGATCAGTTCAAAAAGCAAGAAGAAGCGCACACAGAGTTTACGGATTTGGGTAACAGCTACGCCAGTAAAGCCGTAAACAGGCTTGCAGCCCTTCACATGATCAGTGGCCAGGGCGAAAACCGCTTCAACCCGCAAAACACGATTTCTCGGCAGGATATTGCGGTGCTTTTGACAAAAGTAATCGGTCTTCAACCAACAGAAATCGAGGATGCAGCTTTTGAAGATGTACCATTGGAAAGTCCTTATGCACCGTACGTATATGGACTATCTGAGTTGGGTGTGATGAACGGCAGAAGTGAACACACCATGGGTGCTCTTGACCCGCTTACCCGACAAGAGCTGGCTGTCATGCTGTCTCGCTTGATGAAAGAGGGCTCTGTGACCAAAGTGGCTGGTCAGACTCCTGTTGCATACAGCGATGAAGAAGAGATCGCCGACTACGCCAAAACGGCCGTGGAAGAAGTAACGAATCAGCGCTGGATGCAAGGTGCAGGCGGTAAGTTTAATCCGACAGGAACCGTCACGCGTGCAGAGGCTGCTGTGATTGCTGAGCGCGTCTTGGATGCACGCTACCAGCAAGCAGAACAGGTGAAATACAAGGTAGATGTAGAGCGGCTGAGTTTGGCTGCTGGAACGAGCCAACGCTTGAAGGTAAGCAGTATCAGCGGAGATGAGCTGCCGTTTACACCTATTTTCGCTTTTGATCGTCCCGAGCTGGGGACCATCTCGGCTGACGGAACCTTTGTTGCTGGTCTTACAGCAGGAAAAGGAAATCTCACGGTAACAGTCGGCTACAAAACGACGACAATTCCGGTTGAGATCAAGGACGCTGGTAAGCCATCTGTTGAAAAGGCAGAGGACACGACAAAGACTGCACCGGTGACTTCCTCCAATGATTCGGCAACGAAAGTCGATGAAAGCAAGACGGTAGTAGAGGGAGAAAAGCCAGACGCAGACAAAGGAACAACAGAAGCGGATGCTACGAAGCCTGCTGATCCAAAAGAAGAGACTGAGGAGCCAGCAAAGCAGGACGAACTGGTCAATATCGCACCAGGCAGCTATACAGCGGTTACTACTTTTGGAGCGCCAGACTCGTATTTCCAGGAGCTGGAGAAGCAGTATCCGGGTCCGGTAGGCGGACTTGTAACGCCTACAGAAGACTGGACGGGATACCACCGTCAGTTTGGGCGCAAGGTGACCGTTGAGCTCGACGAGGCGAAGCCATTGGAGAGAGTTGCGCTGACGTTTAAGCAGCAGAAGACCTCGGGTATCACGATGCCAGAATACATGGAAGTCGAGGTATCTCGCGACGGAAAAGTGTGGTCGTATGCGGGAAGAGCTGTTCACGATGTTTCCGCCAAAGAGGACAAGCTGGTTACACGCACATTGAGCGTAACCCTGCCAGACGTCAACACCCGCTATGTCCGGGTATCCTTCCCGGTGAAAGTATTTGCGTTCGCTCGCCAGCTAGAGGTATGGGCGAAAACGGATAGCGAGTGGAACAATGGCGCTGTCTTGCTGCCGCCACCAAACCCGGCGAAGCTGGAAGAAGCCAAACAAGCAGGTCGTCGTGTAGAAAATATGCTGCTCGCTTATACCGGAGAGCATGGCGAACTTGGAACATGGACCAAAGAGGATTTCCTCCCGATGGTTGGCTACCGCACCGTAGATGGTTATATGCGTGACCAGATGTTTGATACGATTTTGTTCCTGCCGTATCAGACCATTCCTGCTACGAAGGAAAGCTGGACAATGTACATGAATGATTTGTTCGGCTCAAACAAGCAGCTCGACGCTCTCAACCAGGCAATGCGGGAGTACAACCGACTGCGCGGAACGCTGTATACAACACCGACGCAGGAAAATGTCGTGTTGGCGCTGCCGTATCCGAATGCCAATCAGACCAATTTTGGTCAGTTGAATGAAAAGAACCCATCTCTCTCCTTCAACCCTGCGGGAATTGGAGAAGAGCAAGCGTATTTGAATCGCAAGGCTGCGTTGGAATGGTACTTCCAGGAGCTCATAAAGCGCTGGAACAAGGAAGAATACGCCTATCTGAAGCTGGAAGGAATCTATTGGTTCCATGAGCTGGTGGAGGACAGTGCACCGAAAGAGCGCCAACTGATTCGTGACATGGGTAGCATGGTGCATGATGAGGCGTTGCGTTACTATTGGATTCCGTATTTCGGTGCACCGGGAGTGTCCGAGTGGAAATCTCTTTATTTCGATAAAGCATTCCTGCAGCCGAGCTATTACAGCGACAAGCCGGTAGGAATTGACCGCATTCAAGGTGTATTGGATGTCGTCAACAAGTACGACATGGACATCGAGATCGAAGGCGACTGGAAGATGTACAATGATCCGAAGTTCTATCAGACCTACTACAATCAGTTAGTTGCCACCCACAAGCTGGGGATGGATAAAGACAACGTACACGCTTACTACTTCGGCTCCAAGACATTGTTAGAGTCTGTCAAGAGCACGGACCCTGTCAAGCGCGCCATCTATGATGATACGTACAAATGGATGCGTGGTCGTTTTGACAGAACAGAATTTTTCGAGGGCAGCGAGATGCCGTAG
- a CDS encoding THUMP domain-containing class I SAM-dependent RNA methyltransferase, protein MQKVELIATATFGLESVVAEEVKALGYGPVQVENGKVTFTADISAIPRTNLWLRTADRVRLKVGEFKATTFDELFEKTKALPWADWITEDGTFPVEGKSVKSTLFSVPDCQAIVKKAVVESLKKTYKREWFDELGPLYKIEVALLKDVATLTIDTSGPGLHKRGYRELIGQAPLKETMAAAMIMLSRWKPDRVFMDPFCGSGTLPIEAALIGQNIAPGMNREFVSETWPIIPKTAWREARAETHDLARYDQKLEIIGTDMDDEILKIARHNATEAGVDDLIHFQRMDVRDVRTKRKYGYLICNPPYGERLGEWKQVAKMYGEMGKTFAAMDTWSFYVITSDEQFEEHFGRTASKKRKLYNGNIKVDYYQFFGPRPPRGPMVTPTE, encoded by the coding sequence ATGCAAAAAGTAGAATTGATCGCTACGGCGACTTTTGGTTTGGAATCAGTAGTAGCAGAAGAGGTAAAGGCGCTCGGATACGGACCGGTACAGGTGGAAAACGGTAAGGTAACGTTCACCGCAGATATTTCTGCGATTCCCCGCACAAATTTGTGGTTACGAACTGCCGACCGCGTGCGTCTTAAGGTAGGGGAGTTCAAAGCGACTACGTTTGACGAGCTGTTTGAAAAGACAAAAGCGCTGCCTTGGGCTGATTGGATCACAGAGGATGGGACGTTTCCTGTGGAAGGGAAATCCGTGAAATCTACCTTGTTCAGTGTGCCGGATTGCCAAGCCATCGTGAAAAAAGCAGTGGTAGAAAGTCTGAAAAAGACCTACAAGCGCGAGTGGTTCGATGAGCTAGGGCCGCTGTACAAGATCGAGGTGGCACTTCTCAAGGATGTGGCGACGCTGACGATTGATACGTCAGGACCGGGCCTGCACAAGCGCGGCTACCGGGAATTGATCGGACAAGCGCCACTGAAGGAAACCATGGCTGCGGCGATGATTATGCTGTCGCGCTGGAAGCCTGACCGGGTGTTCATGGACCCATTCTGCGGATCGGGTACACTTCCGATTGAGGCGGCGTTGATCGGGCAAAACATCGCTCCAGGGATGAACCGGGAATTCGTTTCGGAGACGTGGCCTATCATTCCGAAAACAGCTTGGCGTGAAGCTCGCGCAGAAACGCATGATTTGGCGCGCTATGATCAAAAGCTGGAGATTATCGGGACTGATATGGATGACGAGATCCTGAAAATTGCCCGCCACAACGCGACTGAGGCTGGTGTAGATGACCTGATTCATTTTCAGCGCATGGATGTGCGGGATGTGCGAACCAAGCGCAAGTACGGCTACTTGATTTGCAACCCACCTTATGGGGAGCGCTTGGGAGAATGGAAGCAGGTAGCCAAGATGTATGGCGAAATGGGGAAAACCTTTGCTGCCATGGATACGTGGTCTTTCTACGTTATTACGTCCGACGAACAGTTTGAGGAGCATTTTGGTCGTACAGCAAGCAAAAAGCGTAAGCTCTACAACGGAAATATCAAGGTAGATTACTATCAGTTTTTCGGACCTAGACCGCCGCGCGGGCCAATGGTTACCCCGACCGAATAG